A genomic stretch from Kwoniella europaea PYCC6329 chromosome 2, complete sequence includes:
- a CDS encoding urease accessory protein UreG yields MTSQPVCQFSDRLTSALNAAQNQPHTHSHEGDDASRPVSFVSSANDASPLHSHDHGNGHSHTHDGWTPDEHGHTHEHLEHAGKFSERDMPDYSGRDWEERGFTIGIGGPVGSGKTALLLALCRALRDEYNIAAVTNDIFTREDQEFLIRNEALPTERIRAIETGGCPHAAIREDISANMGALEELQVEFGCQMLFVESGGDNLAANYSRELADYIIYVIDVSGGDKIPRKGGPGISQSDLLIVNKIDLAPHVGASLDVMKRDAAKMRENGPTLFTSVRHNDGVRDVIDAILSAWKASGAAGKDGKGKGKGKDKA; encoded by the exons ATGACCTCCCAACCAGTCTGTCAGTTCTCGGACCGACTTACCTCAGCCCTCAACGCAGCTCAGAATCAACCTCATACCCACTCTCacgaaggtgatgatgcttCCAGACCCGTCTCATTCGTTTCTTCCGCCAATGATGCTTCGCCCCTCCACTCACACGATCATGGCAATGGACACTCTCATACTCACGATGGATGGACGCCCGACGAACATGGACATACCCATGAGCACTTGGAACATGCTG GTAAATTCTCAGAAAGGGATATGCCAGATTACTCAGGAAGGGATTGGGAGGAAAGGGGTTTCACAATTGGTATaggagg TCCCGTAGGATCAGGTAAAACTGCTTTACTCTTGGCTCTCTGTAGAGCTTTAAGGGATGAATATAACATTG CCGCCGTGACCAATGACATCTTTACGCGAGAAGACCAAGAGTTCCTGATCCGTAACGAGGCTTTACCGACCGAGAGGATCCGAGCGATCGAAACGGGAGGATGTCCCCATGCTGCCATTAGGGAAGACATCAGTGCCAATATGGGTGCATTGGAGGAATTGCAAGTGGAATTTGGATGTCAGATGTTGTTCGTTGAGAGTGGAGGGGATAACCTGGCTG CCAACTATTCTAGAGAACTCGCAGATTATATTATCTACGTGATTGATGTTAGTGGAGGTGATAAGATTCCAAGGAAAGGTGGACCTGGTATTTCTCAATCTGATCTGTTGATCgtcaacaag ATCGACCTCGCTCCTCACGTCGGGGCCTCGCTAGACGTGATGAAGCGTGATGCAGCGAAGATGCGTGAGAATGGTCCTACTCTATTTACATCAGTGAGGCACAACGACGGAGTGAGGGATGTTATCGATGCGATTCTGAGTGCTTGGAAAGCTAGTGGTGCGGCAGGTAAGGATGGGAAGGGTAAGGGTAAGGGGAAAGATAAGGCTTAG